A stretch of the Bacillus sp. B-jedd genome encodes the following:
- a CDS encoding sulfatase family protein, translated as MRILYLDLDSLRPDHIGAYGYHRDTTPNIDEIAKEGVMFTNYYCSDAPCLPSRSALMSGRFGIHNGIVGHGGTAADMRREGPSRDFNDKLVHESLPGSLRQLGFKTTTISTFAERHSAWTFNAGFNEVFNVGKNGHESAEEVLPVALKWLEDNGTSDNWFLHLNFWDPHTPYRTPEEYGDPFSNEPLPAWLTEEVFEKHKSQTNQHSIDHMNELAKTHYFKWPRHGRQIETYEDLRLIVDNYDTAIRYMDSHIGHVLKKLEALGVMEDTAILISADHGENMGELGIYSEHGTADEGTCRIPMIIRWPNGMKGTVDDGLHYHLDLGPTFMGLLGGQDAPSWDGRSFADSVLKGERTGRDYLVLSQCAHVCQRSVRFGDYLYIRSYHDGHNGFPKEMLFNLKEDSYEQHNLAEERKDLCREAVYLLNEWHDEMMTTMDFDVDPLWTVMKEGGPLHAKEFKG; from the coding sequence ATGAGGATTCTTTACTTGGATTTGGATTCGCTCCGCCCCGACCATATCGGCGCGTACGGCTATCACCGCGACACAACACCGAATATTGACGAAATTGCCAAAGAAGGCGTCATGTTCACGAACTATTACTGCTCCGATGCACCATGCCTTCCATCCCGGTCTGCGCTCATGTCCGGCCGCTTCGGCATCCATAACGGGATCGTCGGCCACGGCGGCACAGCCGCTGATATGAGAAGGGAAGGGCCGAGCAGGGATTTCAACGACAAGCTTGTTCATGAGAGCCTTCCAGGTTCATTGCGGCAGCTCGGTTTTAAAACAACAACAATCAGCACTTTTGCGGAAAGGCATTCGGCCTGGACGTTTAACGCCGGCTTTAATGAAGTTTTCAATGTCGGCAAAAATGGCCATGAGTCTGCGGAAGAAGTCCTTCCGGTGGCGCTGAAATGGCTTGAGGATAATGGCACCTCTGATAACTGGTTCTTGCATTTGAACTTCTGGGATCCCCATACACCGTACCGGACTCCTGAGGAATATGGCGATCCATTTTCTAACGAACCGCTGCCAGCCTGGCTGACGGAGGAAGTTTTTGAAAAACATAAAAGCCAGACGAACCAGCACAGTATCGACCATATGAATGAATTGGCGAAGACGCATTACTTCAAGTGGCCGCGCCATGGCAGGCAGATTGAAACGTACGAGGACCTTCGCCTGATCGTGGACAACTATGACACCGCAATCCGTTATATGGACAGCCATATTGGCCACGTGCTGAAGAAGCTGGAGGCGCTTGGCGTCATGGAAGACACCGCCATTCTGATCAGTGCCGATCACGGTGAAAATATGGGCGAGCTCGGGATTTATTCCGAGCATGGCACGGCTGATGAGGGAACGTGCCGAATTCCGATGATCATCCGCTGGCCGAACGGGATGAAGGGGACGGTCGATGATGGCCTTCATTATCATCTGGACCTTGGGCCGACATTTATGGGCCTTCTTGGAGGACAAGATGCCCCATCCTGGGACGGGCGCAGTTTTGCCGATAGTGTGCTGAAGGGCGAAAGAACCGGACGCGACTATCTTGTGCTTTCACAATGCGCGCATGTGTGCCAGCGAAGCGTCCGGTTCGGCGACTATTTATATATCCGCTCGTATCATGACGGGCACAATGGGTTCCCGAAAGAAATGCTGTTCAACCTGAAGGAAGACTCGTACGAGCAGCATAATCTTGCCGAGGAACGGAAGGATCTGTGCAGGGAAGCTGTTTACCTGTTGAATGAATGGCATGATGAAATGATGACGACAATGGACTTTGATGTCGATCCGCTTTGGACGGTCATGAAGGAAGGCGGACCGCTGCACGCGAAGGAATTTAAAGGGTAA
- a CDS encoding carbohydrate ABC transporter permease, translated as MSKVKKPLFYIVMTAFCLIWIYPFIWMVSASFKTQNEFFKNGLSLIPEHFTFDNLIRAWNEANFEQYFFNSVIITVGTIIIVLFSTATCGYVLGRYQFRGKKIVYALLIASMFVPTEFAIIPIYDLIKSMGLMNTRFGVILAESGGNHIIFILLFATFFAKIPKELEEAAVMDGSGFFRTFFTVMLPLSKPVIGSVMIMQFIWSWNSFLMPLILTLNAPDARPLSVGLYALRGENIVDWTGIAAGGTIAILPIIVIFLSLQRYFVDGIAGSVKG; from the coding sequence ATGAGTAAAGTAAAGAAACCGTTATTTTATATTGTGATGACTGCCTTTTGCCTTATTTGGATTTATCCATTCATCTGGATGGTGTCAGCATCGTTCAAGACACAGAACGAGTTTTTCAAAAACGGCCTGTCGCTCATTCCGGAACATTTCACATTTGATAATTTAATCAGGGCGTGGAATGAAGCAAATTTTGAACAATACTTCTTTAACAGTGTTATTATCACTGTCGGAACGATTATCATCGTTCTTTTCTCGACCGCGACATGTGGCTATGTGCTCGGCAGATACCAATTCCGCGGCAAGAAGATCGTCTATGCGCTCTTGATTGCCAGCATGTTCGTCCCGACCGAATTCGCGATAATCCCAATCTATGATTTGATCAAATCGATGGGGCTCATGAACACAAGGTTCGGTGTCATTTTGGCCGAATCGGGCGGAAACCATATTATTTTCATCCTCCTGTTCGCGACTTTCTTCGCGAAAATCCCGAAGGAATTGGAGGAAGCGGCGGTGATGGATGGAAGCGGATTTTTCAGGACTTTCTTTACGGTCATGCTTCCTCTTTCAAAACCGGTCATTGGAAGTGTAATGATCATGCAATTCATTTGGTCATGGAACTCCTTCCTGATGCCGCTCATTTTAACGCTGAACGCGCCGGATGCGCGCCCGCTTTCTGTAGGCCTGTATGCGCTGCGCGGTGAGAATATTGTAGACTGGACAGGGATTGCCGCCGGCGGCACGATTGCGATTTTGCCAATCATCGTTATTTTCCTAAGTCTACAGCGTTACTTCGTTGATGGAATCGCGGGATCAGTCAAAGGCTGA
- a CDS encoding cache domain-containing sensor histidine kinase, with product MRMIAALRKGMNRVGDMVHQSIRIKLSLFFIVVALVPLAIFGFVSFQKSSSIVNRQFNEYEQFAVSQLERQLEDTIDQMYVVSKDIHHYLSDPTLIVIKEEIPKTYEGFIEKKNFERFLEAHKTFNTKGIYLITKSGYYYGDRNLDIKNLTRQPFWKEASRLKQGEHWIGFYKGNHYESKNRDKPGQIVGLVVPIQSQYGILKGSKLLIETDATELFSYIRFLERDVDSFVTIRDSQNKILYETKGRSATKGNDIVRKTEIEAYGWQVEVRVPEKIFYQSSNVILKYTILAICFSILLAILLAMAFSAPVAKRIKLLKRSMEKVSAGQLATRAPITGRDEISVLTTSFNQMVGQISGLINDMSRTEREKRQAELRAFHYQINPHLLFNTLNSIQWKARLAKADEVQEMIYHLTEVLHENLKFTDELILLQKELDTISHYLKVQEIRYGHMFDYKQNVEPGCEAYLIPRLSLQPLFENIFFHAFEDGKGTIILTVEAEAEELLMTLVDNGKGMNEGKVQGLLDGPTGAGGKKENSGGIGVYNVDQRLKLHFGSGYGLSIESSPGAGTTIKMRWPKRGPADLHD from the coding sequence ATGCGGATGATTGCAGCGTTGAGGAAAGGCATGAACAGGGTAGGCGATATGGTCCATCAAAGCATCCGGATCAAGCTGAGTTTGTTCTTTATTGTAGTGGCGCTCGTGCCGCTGGCGATTTTCGGGTTTGTATCTTTTCAAAAGTCGTCCTCGATTGTGAACCGGCAGTTTAATGAGTATGAACAGTTTGCGGTGTCACAGCTTGAACGGCAGCTCGAGGATACAATTGACCAAATGTATGTTGTATCCAAAGACATCCACCATTACTTATCCGACCCGACTTTGATTGTCATAAAGGAAGAAATACCGAAAACATACGAAGGGTTTATCGAGAAGAAGAATTTCGAACGTTTTTTGGAAGCGCATAAAACATTCAATACGAAGGGAATTTACCTGATTACGAAATCCGGTTATTATTACGGGGACAGGAACCTTGATATAAAAAATTTGACGAGACAGCCCTTTTGGAAGGAAGCGTCCCGGCTTAAGCAGGGGGAGCATTGGATTGGCTTTTACAAAGGGAATCATTATGAGTCGAAAAACCGTGATAAACCCGGTCAAATTGTCGGCCTCGTCGTTCCGATCCAGAGCCAGTACGGCATTCTGAAAGGGAGTAAGCTGTTGATTGAGACGGATGCAACCGAGCTGTTTTCCTATATCCGCTTTCTTGAGCGTGACGTTGATTCGTTTGTAACAATCAGGGATAGCCAAAATAAGATCCTATATGAGACAAAGGGCCGGAGCGCCACAAAAGGCAATGATATTGTCAGAAAGACAGAGATTGAAGCATACGGCTGGCAGGTTGAGGTCCGTGTTCCGGAAAAAATATTCTATCAATCTTCAAATGTCATACTCAAATACACCATACTGGCCATTTGCTTTTCCATTCTGCTCGCGATTTTATTGGCAATGGCTTTTTCAGCCCCTGTCGCGAAACGCATCAAACTGCTGAAGCGATCCATGGAAAAAGTAAGCGCTGGCCAACTCGCGACAAGAGCGCCGATTACGGGACGTGACGAGATCAGTGTTTTGACCACAAGCTTCAACCAGATGGTCGGGCAAATCAGCGGACTTATCAACGATATGAGCAGGACGGAACGAGAAAAGCGGCAGGCTGAGCTTAGGGCTTTCCATTACCAAATCAATCCGCATCTCTTGTTCAATACGTTGAATTCAATTCAGTGGAAAGCAAGGCTCGCGAAGGCTGATGAAGTTCAGGAGATGATTTATCACCTGACCGAGGTTCTTCATGAAAATCTCAAATTCACGGATGAACTGATCCTCCTGCAAAAGGAACTCGATACGATCAGCCATTACTTAAAGGTCCAGGAAATCCGTTACGGACATATGTTTGACTACAAGCAAAACGTTGAGCCCGGCTGTGAGGCATACCTTATTCCACGCCTGTCGCTCCAGCCCTTATTTGAAAACATCTTCTTCCATGCATTCGAGGACGGGAAAGGGACAATTATCCTTACTGTGGAAGCGGAAGCTGAAGAATTGCTGATGACTCTTGTTGACAATGGCAAGGGAATGAACGAAGGAAAGGTTCAAGGGCTGCTTGACGGACCGACCGGTGCAGGAGGCAAAAAAGAGAACAGCGGCGGGATAGGTGTGTATAATGTTGACCAGCGGCTGAAGCTGCATTTTGGAAGCGGATACGGGCTTTCGATTGAATCCTCCCCCGGGGCAGGAACAACAATCAAAATGCGCTGGCCGAAAAGGGGGCCGGCAGATCTCCATGATTGA
- a CDS encoding chromate transporter — translation MKKDWKLIIKIFFAFLKIGPVTFGGGYAMIPVIEREIIEKKKWLKQEDVADVLVIAQSVPGAIALNSATFIGFTVAGIQGAIAALLGVLLPTFLIVIGLSIVFISLHGNPIVDAAMQGMSAAIVALIIFAAWKIAQTAIFDKTTMVTALVTAAILYFLNLNPVLVIGLGIAAGIVQIKVKELVGLAVSFEKEEKNAQVEIGKGE, via the coding sequence ATGAAAAAGGATTGGAAGCTGATTATCAAGATATTTTTCGCGTTTCTCAAAATCGGCCCGGTTACCTTTGGGGGCGGCTATGCGATGATTCCGGTCATTGAACGGGAAATCATCGAAAAGAAGAAGTGGCTCAAACAGGAGGATGTGGCCGATGTCCTTGTCATTGCCCAATCCGTGCCCGGGGCGATCGCCTTAAACTCGGCGACGTTCATCGGTTTTACTGTTGCCGGCATACAGGGAGCGATTGCCGCGCTGCTAGGCGTTTTGCTGCCGACTTTCCTGATTGTCATTGGACTGAGTATCGTTTTCATCTCGCTGCACGGAAACCCGATTGTCGACGCGGCCATGCAGGGGATGAGCGCGGCGATTGTTGCACTGATTATTTTTGCCGCCTGGAAAATCGCCCAAACAGCCATTTTTGACAAAACGACCATGGTGACGGCGCTCGTGACGGCTGCTATTTTATATTTCTTGAACCTGAATCCAGTCCTTGTTATCGGCCTTGGCATCGCGGCTGGAATCGTGCAAATCAAAGTGAAAGAACTGGTGGGGCTGGCGGTTTCTTTTGAAAAAGAAGAAAAGAATGCTCAAGTTGAGATCGGGAAAGGGGAGTGA
- a CDS encoding chromate transporter, which produces MKKKKRMLKLRSGKGSEGMLWDLFITFLRIGFVSFGGGYAMIPVIDFEVTRHGWMTTTEFTEIIAVAGMSPGPIATNSAIIVGYKTAGLAGAIVSAVGMTLPTLILILAVSGIFFRYQNAKLVKSAFYGLRPIITGLIIYAAIRFAISNHIIGSLNWHTASLAGLTGLSLLALIKYKIHPIAVLVASGIAGALLL; this is translated from the coding sequence TTGAAAAAGAAGAAAAGAATGCTCAAGTTGAGATCGGGAAAGGGGAGTGAAGGCATGCTTTGGGATTTGTTCATCACATTCCTGAGAATCGGCTTTGTGTCGTTCGGGGGCGGCTATGCGATGATTCCGGTCATTGACTTCGAGGTCACTAGGCATGGTTGGATGACGACGACGGAGTTCACCGAGATTATCGCGGTCGCGGGCATGTCACCCGGGCCCATCGCGACCAACAGTGCCATCATCGTCGGCTATAAAACCGCCGGACTCGCGGGCGCGATTGTTTCTGCTGTAGGCATGACCTTGCCGACTCTCATCCTGATCCTCGCGGTGTCGGGGATATTTTTCCGTTACCAGAATGCAAAGCTGGTGAAATCAGCGTTTTACGGACTGCGGCCGATCATCACTGGCCTCATCATCTACGCAGCCATCCGCTTTGCGATCTCAAACCATATCATCGGCAGCCTTAACTGGCACACCGCGAGCCTCGCTGGCTTAACCGGCCTCTCCCTCCTCGCCCTCATCAAATACAAAATCCACCCCATCGCAGTCTTAGTCGCCTCCGGAATAGCCGGAGCACTGCTGTTATAA
- a CDS encoding anaerobic sulfatase maturase translates to MGGGCLPARGDVSVMWKTVSEDCNLACDYCYYSTCGGKPGKKINRIDPVVLEKFIREYMERSAGSATFAWQGGEPLLAGLDFFEEVVRLQALYAPKNTMISNSIQTNGTLISDRWASFFRKYNFLVGVSLDGPRDIHDAKRVDSSGKGSFDRVMKGIGHLRNHNVDFNILTVVHKGNVGKAKEMMQFFESENFNFVQFIPCMDFRAQQINRPGVYDITAEEYGEFLCEAFDYWYNDGNPRTSIRFFDEMLNVYVNRNPGLCIHRDTCPQTIILEQNGDAFPCDFFMHDDWKVGNVGINTIDEILSHPKYETFLKMKPTLPEPCKTCEWKKLCHGGCPRNRKWEQGYVSSEVDYFCSSYKQIYSYADERMKELGMQVRAKLFEQNLARYFKGKLPERNSYCPCGSGKKYKQCCIDLKVEAVR, encoded by the coding sequence ATGGGTGGTGGGTGTTTGCCTGCGCGCGGGGATGTGAGTGTGATGTGGAAGACTGTTTCGGAGGATTGTAATTTGGCTTGTGATTATTGTTATTATAGTACGTGCGGGGGCAAGCCGGGGAAAAAGATTAATCGGATTGATCCGGTTGTTCTTGAAAAGTTTATCCGTGAGTATATGGAGCGTTCGGCAGGTTCGGCGACGTTTGCCTGGCAGGGCGGGGAGCCGCTTCTGGCGGGTCTTGACTTTTTTGAAGAGGTTGTCAGGCTTCAGGCCTTATACGCTCCAAAGAATACGATGATTTCAAATTCGATCCAGACCAATGGGACACTGATCAGCGATCGGTGGGCTTCATTTTTCAGGAAGTATAACTTTCTCGTTGGCGTCAGCCTTGACGGGCCTCGGGACATCCATGATGCCAAAAGGGTCGATTCAAGCGGCAAGGGCAGCTTTGACCGGGTGATGAAAGGCATCGGGCACCTCCGTAACCACAATGTCGATTTCAATATATTGACGGTTGTCCATAAAGGAAATGTTGGAAAAGCTAAGGAAATGATGCAATTTTTTGAGTCAGAGAATTTCAATTTTGTCCAATTCATCCCGTGCATGGATTTCCGCGCCCAGCAAATCAACCGGCCTGGCGTTTATGATATCACTGCGGAAGAGTACGGGGAATTCCTCTGTGAGGCGTTCGATTATTGGTACAATGACGGCAATCCGCGCACCTCGATCCGCTTCTTCGATGAAATGCTCAATGTGTATGTGAACCGGAATCCAGGCCTTTGCATCCACCGCGACACGTGTCCGCAAACGATCATCCTTGAGCAAAATGGCGACGCGTTCCCTTGCGACTTTTTCATGCATGACGATTGGAAGGTCGGCAATGTCGGCATCAATACAATTGATGAAATCCTTTCGCATCCGAAGTATGAGACATTTTTGAAAATGAAACCGACTTTGCCAGAACCGTGCAAAACCTGCGAATGGAAAAAGCTCTGCCACGGCGGATGCCCTCGCAATAGGAAATGGGAGCAGGGGTATGTTTCCTCTGAAGTGGATTATTTCTGCTCAAGCTATAAACAGATTTACAGCTATGCGGACGAGCGCATGAAGGAGCTAGGTATGCAGGTGAGGGCGAAGCTTTTCGAACAGAATCTAGCCCGTTATTTTAAAGGGAAACTGCCTGAACGGAACAGCTACTGTCCATGCGGGAGCGGGAAAAAGTACAAGCAATGCTGTATCGATCTTAAAGTTGAGGCGGTTAGATGA
- a CDS encoding ABC transporter substrate-binding protein, whose translation MKRKFKTLGFLLAMVLILQVFTACSNSDSAGEKKKSQAKGDSKEQVTLRVMDWADSEKPYRDQFIKDFEARHPNIKIEYTLLTSDQFQNTITTAIKSGDAPDLFPIPPGMKLSTAVAGDWYQPLDKYLDDEFKSRFMDGVFVEGMTMQDGKIYTIPAKLDLPNTLVFYNKALFKEAGLDPENPPKTYSEFRDAAKAITKASKGKAYGIIEGGKTIVRWKNPVIDWSAQGGSGLNPHSPLSLVTNDANYDSKAVLDVMNLFKGMKDDGSYHPKTMSIAAPEARALFGQGQAGFIIQGEWCIGVWQKDNPDLDFGVMAPPVPDSGREGYLPRPNFQPWLGMAKTSKHPEEAALYLKEYFSKDYQSVLVKAGDRFSMLKDVNESAADIEQFKQYYELAMENSRLAPSVEIRNPETSAIFAKYKDPQPGLGDILQGVVAGALKDPKDQLKLLAKNVNTAVDQAIEAAKAEGAKVGKDDFKFSNWSPDKDYSPEDYEAVRK comes from the coding sequence ATGAAACGGAAGTTTAAAACGTTAGGATTTTTGCTTGCGATGGTACTGATTTTACAAGTCTTTACTGCTTGCAGCAACTCGGATTCGGCTGGCGAGAAAAAGAAGAGCCAGGCCAAAGGTGATTCAAAAGAACAAGTCACACTTCGCGTAATGGACTGGGCGGACAGCGAAAAGCCTTACCGCGACCAATTCATTAAGGATTTCGAAGCTAGGCACCCGAATATTAAGATCGAATACACATTGCTTACTAGCGATCAGTTTCAAAACACAATTACCACTGCAATTAAATCGGGAGACGCTCCGGACCTTTTTCCAATCCCTCCGGGCATGAAGCTCAGCACGGCGGTTGCCGGCGACTGGTACCAGCCGCTTGACAAGTATCTCGATGATGAATTCAAAAGCCGTTTCATGGATGGCGTTTTTGTAGAAGGCATGACTATGCAGGACGGAAAAATCTATACAATCCCTGCAAAACTTGACTTGCCAAATACACTCGTATTCTATAACAAAGCTTTATTTAAAGAAGCGGGCCTTGACCCAGAGAACCCGCCAAAAACATACAGCGAGTTCCGCGATGCGGCCAAAGCAATCACAAAAGCTTCAAAAGGTAAAGCGTACGGAATCATTGAAGGCGGCAAAACAATTGTCCGCTGGAAGAACCCGGTCATTGACTGGTCCGCACAAGGCGGAAGCGGCCTGAACCCGCATTCCCCACTTTCACTTGTCACAAACGATGCAAATTATGATTCAAAAGCTGTGTTGGATGTCATGAACCTGTTCAAAGGCATGAAGGATGACGGAAGCTACCATCCGAAAACAATGAGCATCGCAGCTCCAGAAGCTCGCGCATTATTCGGCCAGGGACAAGCTGGATTCATCATCCAGGGAGAATGGTGTATCGGCGTTTGGCAGAAGGACAACCCGGATCTTGATTTCGGCGTAATGGCTCCACCTGTTCCAGACAGCGGACGCGAAGGCTACCTGCCGCGCCCGAACTTCCAGCCTTGGCTTGGAATGGCTAAAACATCGAAGCACCCTGAAGAAGCAGCTCTATACCTTAAAGAATACTTCAGCAAAGATTACCAGTCCGTCCTTGTTAAAGCGGGCGACCGTTTCTCCATGCTGAAGGATGTAAACGAAAGCGCAGCAGATATCGAGCAATTCAAGCAATATTACGAGCTTGCTATGGAAAATTCACGTCTTGCACCAAGTGTTGAAATCAGGAACCCAGAAACATCAGCTATTTTTGCAAAATATAAAGATCCACAGCCAGGCCTTGGCGATATTCTTCAAGGAGTCGTTGCTGGAGCCTTGAAGGATCCGAAAGATCAGTTGAAGCTATTGGCCAAGAATGTAAATACAGCAGTTGACCAGGCGATTGAAGCTGCGAAGGCTGAAGGCGCCAAAGTGGGCAAAGATGATTTCAAATTCTCAAACTGGAGCCCAGACAAGGATTACTCGCCTGAAGACTACGAAGCTGTTCGCAAGTAG
- a CDS encoding carbohydrate ABC transporter permease yields MKENMNAASDVSTAVKMEPKTKKEPKSKSKTELWCWVFLFPTLALFAMFQGWPILASWYYATLDWSGLTPDAKFIGIDNFVNVAKDPYFWNAFKNSFKFMLGTVPFHLFLALVLAVILHKPGLKAANLFRTFIFLPVVTTTSIVGIIMVFIWGSDGAVNDGLLKVGLLDQPINWLGDAKWSMFTVILISVWKNLGVNLIYWLAGLQSIPQEIYEAAEVDGATGFRKFIHITVPMLIPIGTIILLLNVVNSLKAFDLIKTMTNGGPFFATDVVSTYIYRYAFTSEMGLPQLGYASAAGLFFAVTICVIAIIQSVVQKRLKGGKNA; encoded by the coding sequence ATGAAAGAAAACATGAATGCAGCAAGCGATGTCAGCACGGCTGTAAAGATGGAACCAAAGACAAAAAAAGAACCGAAATCGAAATCCAAGACAGAACTTTGGTGCTGGGTGTTTTTATTCCCCACACTGGCACTGTTCGCGATGTTCCAAGGCTGGCCAATCCTGGCCAGCTGGTACTACGCGACATTGGATTGGTCCGGGCTGACGCCTGATGCGAAATTCATCGGGATTGATAACTTTGTGAATGTCGCAAAGGACCCGTACTTCTGGAATGCGTTTAAAAACAGCTTTAAATTTATGCTGGGCACAGTTCCGTTCCATTTGTTTTTAGCCCTTGTGCTTGCGGTCATTCTGCACAAGCCGGGGTTGAAAGCGGCCAATCTATTCCGTACGTTCATATTCCTGCCGGTTGTCACAACAACCTCAATTGTCGGAATCATCATGGTGTTCATCTGGGGCAGTGATGGAGCGGTCAATGACGGCCTATTGAAAGTCGGTCTGCTCGATCAGCCAATCAACTGGCTCGGCGATGCGAAATGGTCGATGTTCACCGTCATATTGATTTCCGTCTGGAAAAACCTCGGAGTCAACCTGATTTACTGGCTTGCCGGCCTGCAGTCGATTCCGCAGGAAATTTACGAAGCTGCTGAAGTTGACGGGGCAACGGGTTTCAGAAAATTCATCCACATCACCGTTCCCATGCTCATTCCGATCGGCACGATTATTTTGCTGTTGAATGTCGTCAACTCGCTGAAGGCGTTCGACTTGATTAAGACAATGACAAACGGCGGTCCGTTCTTTGCGACGGATGTTGTATCCACTTATATTTACCGCTATGCGTTCACGAGTGAAATGGGACTTCCACAGCTCGGCTACGCGTCTGCGGCCGGATTGTTCTTCGCCGTCACGATTTGCGTTATCGCGATTATCCAGTCCGTTGTGCAAAAGAGGCTTAAAGGTGGTAAAAATGCATGA
- a CDS encoding response regulator: protein MIKVMIIDDEYIVRKGLMATVDWRKFDMEVVGDAANGEKGWELFLEHSPDVVITDIVMPEQNGIELARKIKEAAPQTKILLLSCHRDFEYAQEGIKLGASGYIVKTAFQDMEFESYLGRFQDELAIPESAAASLTENEEMLSKTFYEWLCGFENNFAHILDELRQKDWNWIDRPFYIYYLDRLGRPDEPADGRTEILFSGISAKIPCGSEQCFLFIPAPEQAGFERRLFDAKGKWPSMKWRRSTLRQGTEEWLNGVKSLYSRLKIEQQFQASFEDWPEPIRKAVELITADLSRHYPSADVAHEVGLSRSHFSTLFKKSIGESFSEFTEKLKLDAACSLLEATPLTLQEISERIGIHDGKYFSKWFKKCTGKTPSDYRQTKRGTIPDKITPF, encoded by the coding sequence ATGATAAAAGTAATGATTATTGATGATGAATATATAGTCCGGAAAGGCTTAATGGCGACCGTTGACTGGCGGAAGTTCGATATGGAAGTAGTTGGGGACGCCGCCAATGGAGAAAAGGGATGGGAGCTGTTCCTTGAACATTCGCCGGATGTGGTCATAACGGATATCGTGATGCCGGAACAAAATGGAATAGAACTTGCGCGTAAAATTAAAGAGGCAGCCCCACAGACGAAAATCCTTCTCTTAAGCTGTCATCGGGATTTTGAATATGCCCAGGAAGGGATCAAACTAGGCGCTTCCGGCTATATCGTCAAAACTGCTTTCCAGGACATGGAATTTGAGTCTTATCTGGGGAGGTTCCAGGATGAACTCGCAATACCGGAATCGGCAGCCGCATCGTTAACTGAAAACGAAGAGATGCTGTCGAAGACATTTTACGAATGGCTTTGCGGATTCGAAAACAATTTTGCCCATATTCTTGACGAATTGCGGCAAAAGGATTGGAACTGGATTGACAGGCCTTTTTACATTTATTATCTCGACAGGCTTGGCCGTCCGGATGAGCCAGCCGACGGTCGGACCGAAATTTTATTTTCCGGGATTTCAGCGAAAATACCCTGTGGGTCAGAGCAATGTTTTCTTTTTATTCCCGCTCCGGAACAGGCGGGGTTTGAACGCAGGCTGTTCGATGCAAAGGGTAAATGGCCTAGCATGAAATGGAGGCGCAGCACCCTCCGGCAGGGGACAGAAGAGTGGCTGAACGGTGTGAAATCACTGTACAGCCGGCTGAAAATTGAACAGCAATTCCAAGCTTCATTCGAGGACTGGCCGGAGCCGATCCGTAAGGCGGTCGAGCTGATTACGGCCGACCTTTCCAGGCATTATCCTTCCGCAGATGTGGCTCATGAAGTCGGCCTTAGCAGGAGCCATTTCAGCACGCTTTTCAAAAAATCTATTGGCGAAAGCTTTTCCGAGTTTACCGAAAAACTGAAATTGGATGCGGCCTGCAGCCTGCTTGAAGCCACTCCTCTTACCCTTCAGGAAATCAGTGAACGGATCGGAATCCATGATGGAAAGTATTTCAGCAAATGGTTTAAAAAATGTACCGGGAAGACCCCATCCGACTACCGGCAAACAAAAAGAGGAACGATACCGGACAAAATTACCCCTTTCTAA